Proteins from a single region of Halichoerus grypus chromosome 13, mHalGry1.hap1.1, whole genome shotgun sequence:
- the CLDN5 gene encoding claudin-5, which produces MGSAALEILGLVLCLVGWVGLILACGLPMWQVTAFLDHNIVTAQTTWKGLWMSCVVQSTGHMQCKVYDSVLALSTEVQAARALTVGAVLLALVALFVTLAGAQCTTCVAPGPAKARVALTGGALYALCGLLALVPLCWFANIVVREFYDPTVPMSQKYELGAALYIGWAASALLMCGGGLVCCGAWVCAGRPDFSFPVKYSASRRPTATGDYDKKNYV; this is translated from the coding sequence ATGGGGTCGGCGGCGCTGGAGATCCTCGGCCTGGTGCTGTGTCTGGTGGGCTGGGTGGGCCTGATCCTGGCGTGCGGGTTGCCCATGTGGCAGGTGACTGCCTTCCTGGACCACAACATCGTGACGGCGCAGACCACCTGGAAGGGGCTGTGGATGTCGTGCGTGGTGCAGAGCACCGGGCACATGCAGTGCAAGGTGTACGACTCGGTGCTGGCGCTGAGCACCGAGGTGCAGGCGGCGCGGGCGCTCACCGTGGGCGCAGTGCTGCTGGCGCTCGTCGCGCTCTTCGTGACCCTGGCGGGCGCTCAGTGCACCACCTGCGTGGCCCCCGGCCCGGCCAAGGCGCGGGTGGCCCTCACGGGCGGCGCGCTCTACGCACTCTGCGGGCTGCTGGCGCTCGTGCCGCTCTGCTGGTTCGCCAACATCGTGGTCCGCGAGTTCTACGACCCGACGGTGCCCATGTCGCAGAAGTATGAGCTGGGCGCGGCGCTGTACATCGGCTGGGCGGCTTCCGCGCTGCTCATGTGTGGCGGCGGCCTCGTGTGCTGCGGCGCCTGGGTCTGCGCTGGCCGCCCCGACTTCAGCTTCCCAGTCAAGTACTCCGCGTCGCGGCGGCCCACGGCCACCGGCGATTATGACAAGAAGAACTACGTCTGA